A single Phragmites australis chromosome 4, lpPhrAust1.1, whole genome shotgun sequence DNA region contains:
- the LOC133914627 gene encoding secreted RxLR effector protein 161-like: MGYVSRYMEDPCEDHYTAVKHLLRHVVGTHGYGVVYKKEGGVALTLTGYSNSDMADDLDGCKSTTSVLFLLGHSPISWQSQKQRVVALSTCKAEYIVVATVACQGVWLARLLRKLTNEELQALTLMVDNKSAISLIKNPALHDRSKHIDTRYHFIRDCVARGQIDPEFVESEWQLTDILTKPLGHVQF, translated from the coding sequence ATGGGGTATGTCAGTCGGTACATGGAGGATCCATGCGAAGATCACTACACGGCAGTCAAGCATCTCCTCCGCCACGTGGTTGGTACTCACGGGTATGGTGTTGTCTACAAGAAGGAAGGAGGGGTCGCACTCACGTTGACAGGGTACAGCAACAGTGACATGGCTGACGACCTTGATGGCTGCAAGAGCACAACCAGCgttctcttcctcctcggccACAGTCCCATCTCCTGGCAATCGCAGAAGCAGAGAGTGGTTGCACTCTCCACATGCAAAGCAGAGTATATAGTTGTGGCTACAGTAGCTTGCCAGGGAGTTTGGCTCGCTCGATTGCTGCGCAAGCTCACCAATGAAGAGCTCCAAGCACTGACATTGATGGTGGACAACAAGTCTGCCATCTCACTCATCAAGAACCCAGCCCTCCACGACAGGAGCAAGCACATTGACACCCGATATCACTTCATACGTGATTGTGTCGCTAGAGGACAGATCGACCCCGAATTCGTTGAATCTGAATGGCAGCTCACGGACATCCTCACCAAACCACTCGGTCATGTTCAGTTCTAG
- the LOC133914629 gene encoding uncharacterized protein LOC133914629, which yields MALEAIPWAVPPEMISTLATKPSTTEAWESLKAMHISTNRVRKAKSQQLRKEYEVIQFHDGEAVEDFALHLSGLVNQMATVGEVIDNTAVVEKYLRMVPPRFAQITLYIETSLDLSTLSIENVTSWLKAAEDCCMTNCQNCGKLGHWTKDYRQLKRDEQAHLVQGDDDESILLMEQACALTDSMELTYPGCVELDEMRAQVNLGCEGKSQSDVWYLDTRASNHMTGDDDTFAELDTGTIDSVKFGDGSIVDIRGRTTVLFKCKNSDHRAVTDVYFIPKLKSNIISIG from the exons ATGGCGTTAGAGGCCATTCCCTGGGCAGTTCCACCGGAGATGATTTCTACACTGGCAACCAAGCCCAGCACCACGGAGGCTTGGGAGAGCCTCAAGGCCATGCACATCAGCACCAATCGCGTGCGGAAAGCGAAATCCCAGCAGCTCCGCAAGGAGTATGAGGTGATCCAGTTCCATGACGGGGAGGCAGTGGAGGATTTTGCGCTGCACCTGAGCGGTCTGGTGAACCAGATGGCGACCGTCGGTGAGGTCATCGACAACACAGCTGTTGTCGAGAAGTACCTGCGCATGGTGCCTCCCAGGTTTGCGCAGATCACCCTGTACATTGAGACTTCTCTTGATCTATCCACACTATCCATCGAGAATGTGACCAGTTGGTTGAAGGCAGCTGAGGACTGCTGCATGACAAAT TGCCAAAACTGCGGCAAACTTGGCCATTGGACCAAGGACTACCGGCAACTGAAGCGCGACGAGCAAGCACACCTCGTGCAGGGTGACGACGATGAGTCAATCCTGCTGATGGAACAGGCATGCGCCCTCACCGACTCAATGGAACTGACGTACCCCGGGTGCGTTGAGCTCGATGAGATGCGCGCACAGGTGAACCTTGGTTGCGAAGGCAAGAGCCAAAGCGATGTGTGGTACCTGGACACTAGAGCTAGCAACCACATGACTGGCGACGATGACACATTCGCGGAGCTTGACACCGGTACCATCGATTCGGTCAAGTTTGGGGACGGCTCCATTGTTGACATCCGAGGTCGCACCACGGTGCTGTTCAAGTGCAAGAACAGTGATCACCGCGCCGTCACGGACGTCTACTTCATCCCCAAGCTGAAGAGCAACATCATCAGCATTGGTTAG